The following proteins come from a genomic window of Chaetodon auriga isolate fChaAug3 chromosome 16, fChaAug3.hap1, whole genome shotgun sequence:
- the fbxl19 gene encoding F-box/LRR-repeat protein 19 → MSGSKALGGGAGGGARRRRTRCRRCQACMRTECGECHFCKDMKKFGGPGRMKQSCLLRQCTAPVLPHTAVCFACGEAGKEDTVDSEEEKFSLSLMECTICNEIIHPSCLKMGKAEGIINDEIPNCWECPKCHKEGKTSKDQADGSGKRRLDNGEVGRWKLTDDPPPKKKAPPSLEEGGRTDGGHKRKKEKDLPQDSGPKKKMKGAHEKRLKKKPKQEAAESNGPTSSAGGGAGGLQGSSTTASSQPGGGGVGGAGGTSNADQRSHHREKLERFKRMCLLERRPESSSSSSSSSESDSESDSDDSLRGEQAGGGSSPSSSSPAPPPPVVYGNSSGGRAERERSRSERERERERERRLAELGFSASEESEGEGVRGEEEVREEEQGGGVGEKARRRGGGGDVGLLPRGRKGGLLDGEEEDTPTSDRTRKNSTSLPPPSPLSSNQMPPSSQHDGFTGKQRSNGQEARNGRTRGGTGGGGGGREGGEKENASGGLTNHKHSGGGTKGSGSRSNKIRSNSKNQMSRNTTSSSSSIPTSNGGGGGGGPGGGGLMMSVMATSPCTQPSRLASRSQMMKRSPPAVPSPPRPVQMERHLVRPPPACPEPSCLPLDSGSSHIMTRDVWLRVFTHLSQRELCVCMRVCRTWSRWCCDKRLWTQIDLSRQRSITPPMLSGIIRRQPVSLNLGYTNISKKQLMWLINRLQGLLELNVSGCPWPAVSALCQAVCPCLKLLDLSRVEDLKDSHLRELLAPPPDTRTAHGETRVGRFQNVTELRLAGLDLTDASSRLLVRYVPHLNRLDLSQCGNVTDQTVHTLTSPISPLRESLTHINLAGCVKVTEQCIPLLRRCTSLQTVDLRSCSLLSSETGQLLSFPSHTSSSSTSSSSSAVTTTVAASSSSSSSSSSSSSTSASSSCPPEDRTLLKNS, encoded by the exons ATGTCGGGCAGTAAGGCGCTGGGCGGGGGGGCTGGCGGGGGGGCGAGGCGCAGGCGGACGCGGTGCCGGCGCTGCCAGGCCTGCATGAGGACCGAGTGTGGAGAGTGCCACTTCTGCAAGGACATGAAGAAGTTCGGAGGGCCCGGCCGGATGAAGCAGTCCTGCCTCCTGAGACAGTGCACGGCG CCGGTGTTGCCTCATACGGCGGTGTGTTTTGCGTGCGGTGAGGCGGGGAAGGAGGACACGGTGGACTCGGAGGAGGAGAagttcagcctctctctgatGGAGTGTACCATCTGCAACGAAATCATCCACCCCAGCTGTCTCAAG aTGGGCAAAGCTGAAGGAATCATCAACGACGAGATCCCAAACTGCTGGGAGTGTCCAAAATGCCACAAGGAGGGCAAAACCAGTAAG GACCAGGCCGATGGCTCGGGGAAACGCAGGCTGGATAACGGGGAGGTGGGCCGCTGGAAGCTCACGGATGACCCTCCCCCGAAAAAGAAAGCCCCTCCCTCcctggaggagggggggaggacGGACGGAGGAcacaagaggaagaaggagaaggaccTGCCTCAGGACAGCGGGCCCAAGAAGAAG atGAAGGGCGCCCACGAAAAACGCCTCAAAAAG AAACCCAAACAGGAGGCGGCAGAGTCAAATGGTCCCACCtcctcagctggaggaggagcgggaggaCTGCAGGGCTCCTCAACAACTGCTTCTTCTCAGCCcgggggaggaggagtgggaggtgCAGGGGGGACGTCGAATGCAGACCAGCGCTCCcatcacagagaaaaactgGAGCGTTTTAAGAGGATGTGTCTGCTGGAGCGTCGGCCCgagtcctcgtcctcgtcctcctccagctcGGAGTCTGACTCGGAGTCTGACTCTGATGACTCCCTGAGGGGGGAGCAGGCGGGAGGAGGCTCCTCgccttcctcatcctcccctgCCCCACCTCCTCCCGTCGTCTATGGCAACAGCAGCGGGGGgcgggcagagagagagaggagtcgcagcgagcgggagagagagagggaacggGAACGACGCCTGGCCGAACTGGGCTTCAGCGCCAGCGAGGAGTCCGAGggggagggagtgaggggggaggaggaggtacGGGAGGAGGAACAGGGCGGGGGAGTGGGAGAGAAGGCTCGgcggagagggggaggaggagacgtGGGGTTACTGCCTCGAGGGCGGAAAGGTGGACTGCtggacggagaggaggaggacacgcCCACGTCTGATAGGACCAGGAAAAACTCCACCTCTctccccccaccctcacccctcTCCTCCAATCAGATGCCTCCGTCCTCACAGCATGACGGCTTCACGGGGAAGCAGCGCAGCAATGGGCAGGAGGCGCGTAATGGACGGACACGAGGAGGGACAGGAGGGGgcggaggggggagggagggaggggagaaagaaaacGCCAGCGGTGGTCTGACCAATCACAAACACAGCGGGGGTGGGACTAAAGGCAGCGGGAGCCGCAGCAACAAGATCCGTAGCAACAGTAAGAACCAGATGTCTAGAAACACCAcatcctcctcgtcctccatcCCCACTTCTaatggaggtggagggggcgGAGGCCCGGGGGGAGGCGGcctgatgatgtcagtgatggCGACGTCGCCCTGCACGCAACCATCCCGCCTCGCCTCGCGCTCTCAGATGATGAAGCGCAGCCCGCCAGCCGTGCCGTCGCCCCCCCGGCCCGTTCAGATGGAGAGACACCTGGTGCGTCCTCCCCCCGCCTGCCCCGAGCCCAGTTGCCTACCGCTGGACTCTGGCTCCTCCCACATCATGACACGTGACGTGTGGCTCAGAGTTTTCACTCACCTGAGCCAGAGagagctgtgtgtctgcatgaggGTCTGCCGCACCTGGAGCCGCTG GTGTTGTGATAAAAGGTTGTGGACTCAGATCGATCTGAGCCGGCAGCGCTCCATCACCCCCCCCATGCTGAGTGGTATCATCCGCCGACAGCCTGTCTCCCTGAACCTGGGTTATACCAACATCTCCAAGAAGCAGTTGATGTGGCTCATCAACCGCTTGCAAG GTCTGTTGGAGCTGAATGTGTCTGGGTGTCCCTGGCCGGccgtctctgctctgtgtcaggCCGTCTGTCCCTGTCTGAAGCTGCTGGACCTCAGCAGAGTGGAGGATCTCAAAGACTCACACCTGAGAGAGCTGCTGGCCCCCCCACCTGACACCAGGACAG CTCACGGTGAAACCAGAGTGGGGCGTTTCCAGAACGTGACAGAGCTGCGATTGGCCGGGCTGGACCTGACGGACGCCTCGTCTCGTCTGTTGGTGCGTTACGTTCCTCACCTGAACAGGTTAGACCTGAGTCAGTGTGGAAACGTCACAGACCAGACGGTGCACACCCTCACCTCCCCCATCTCCCCCCTGAGAGAGAGCCTCACCCACATCAACCTGGCAG gttGCGTGAAGGTGACGGAGCAGTGCATCCCGTTGCTGCGTCGCTGCACCTCCCTGCAGACGGTGGACCTGCgctcctgctccctcctctcctcagagaCCGGACAGCTGCTCTCCTTCCCTTCTCACACCTCTTCCTCGTccacctcatcttcctcttccgCTGTCACCACCACAGTCGCTGCttcttcgtcctcctcctcctcctcctcctcctcctcctccacgtcagcctcctcctcctgtcctcctgaaGACAGAACACTGCTAAAGAACAGCTAA
- the ube2m gene encoding NEDD8-conjugating enzyme Ubc12, whose protein sequence is MIKLFSLKQQKKDEESAGGNRTGAGGKKASAAQLRIQKDINELNLPKTCEINFPDDDDLLNFRLIISPDEGFYKGGKFVFSFKVGQGYPHDPPKVKCETMVYHPNIDLEGNVCLNILREDWKPVLTINSIIYGLQYLFLEPNPEDPLNKEAAEVLQTNRRLFEQNVHRSLRGGYVGATYFERCLK, encoded by the exons ATGATTAAGCTTTTTtccctgaagcagcagaagaaagacGAGGAATCTGCTGGAGGAAACAGAACAGGAGCCGGGGGTAAAAAAGCCAGCGCGGCCCAGCTCCGAATACAGAAAG acatCAATGAGTTGAACCTGCCAAAGACGTGTGAGATCAACTTCCCCGATGACGACGACCTCCTCAACTTCAGACTCATCATCTCACCagacgag ggCTTTTACAAAGGAGGAAAATTTGTCTTCAGCTTTAAG gtaGGACAGGGTTACCCCCACGACCCCCCCAAGGTAAAGTGTGAGACGATGGTGTATCACCCCAACATCGACCTGGAGGGAAACGTCTGCCTAAATATCTTAAG AGAGGACTGGAAGCCCGTGTTGACAATAAACTCCATCATCTACGGTCTACAGTATCTATTTCTA GAGCCTAACCCTGAGGATCCGTTGAACAAGGAGGCGGCAGAGGTCCTCCAGACGAACCGGCGGCTCTTCGAGCAGAACGTCCATCGCTCTCTGAGGGGGGGTTACGTGGGTGCCACTTACTTTGAGAGGTGTCTTAAATAA
- the btr30 gene encoding bloodthirsty-related gene family, member 30 isoform X1: MSTFFKDIWKLCCSFTAGSLFIFAFQAFSSQKWRSIVSSSSSAVYLQACIGGYWASSPVCTCPLCKRQFDERPQLSVNKVFALIADKYKVARYGAAGLSMPVGNRTAPLTGTMSTTTSTSNQPTNPFVTASGEEVVWCDVCTGVKQPAVSSCLTCTASYCTEHVQPHQTTSFYAKHPLMDPQEALRGRTCSIHRRLLEVYCRTCQRCICAICVLEEHRTHKTVSVQTERLSKQKQVARTEQDILNRIKEKEVHVTQLKKKLEGVKHYADGERAEVEHLLDEVSGSLDRIRSQVVGGIENQLDAVMSKGEGLVQRLEMELSQLMDRRATLEVQAISQDHIGFLQSYEEATAPLAEDQHDEVDEDEEFSLHFRLGEVKSSLSEVKDKMDDIRMGEVRSRGSRGSFSSGDLMVAESMLSLRGSSASLRKSQWSLRDLKKNKPVSGHKKARVYMEDVMLNPVTAYPFLILSEDRKQVKRGEKLQFYRNSQQRFDVWSCVIAKEGFSTGRHYWEVFVGENKDWKLGVVSESAQRKGLFDMSPANGYYAIWWSGSQLRALTAPPLTKVKNPPKLRQVGVFLDVDEGQVSFYNVKSGSEVYSFSGSHEFTERMFPLLGTGDKEVPLVLMTTQHHLT, encoded by the exons ATGTCGACGTTCTTCAAAGATATTTGGAAACTTTGTTGCAGTTTTACAGCAGGATCATTGTTCATCTTTGCATTTCAAGCgttttcttcacagaaatgGAGGAGCatcgtttcttcttcttcttctgctgtttatttgcaGGCGTGTATCGGAGGTTACTGGGCGTCCAGTCCGGTCTGTACCTGTCCTCTCTGTAAACGCCAGTTTGACGAACGTCCTCAGCTCAGCGTCAACAAAGTCTTCGCTCTCATAGCAGATAAATACAAAGTGGCTCGTTACGGTGCCGCAGGGTTATCGATGCCTGTCGGGAACAGGACGGCGCCGCTGACAGGCACAATGTCGACAACCACGAGCACCAGCAACCAACCCACCAACCCATTTGTGACGGCGTCAGGTGAGGAGGTGGTGTGGTGTGACGTCTGTACAGGTGTTAAACAGCCCGCTGTCAGCTCCTGTCTCACCTGCACCGCCTCATACTGCACTGAGCACGTGCAGCCACATCAGACAACGTCCTTCTACGCCAAACACCCACTGATGGACCCCCAGGAGGCCCTCAGGGGCCGCACATGCTCAATACACCGCCGCCTGTTGGAG GTCTACTGTCGGACATGTCAGCGCTGCATCTGTGCCATCTGTGTGCTGGAGGAACATCGAACACACAAAACCGTCTCCGTCCAAACCGAGAGACTCAGCAAACAG AAACAGGTAGCGAGGACGGAGCAGGACATCCTGAACCGGATCAAAGAGAAGGAGGTTCATGTGACgcagctgaagaagaaactGGAGGGAGTCAAA CACTACGCAGACGGAGAACGAGCCGAGGTGGAACACCTCCTGGATGAAGTGTCCGGCTCGTTGGACAGGATCCGGTCTCAGGTAGTGGGCGGGATCGAGAACCAGCTGGATGCCGTGATGTCAAAGGGGGAGGGGCTGGTGCAGCGTCTGGAGATGGAGCTCAGCCAGCTGATGGACAGGAGGGCCACACTGGAGGTCCAGGCCATCAGTCAGGATCACATCGGCTTCCTGCAG AGTTATGAGGAGGCCACGGCTCCTTTGGCAGAGGATCAGCACGACGAggtggatgaggatgaggagttcTCCCTCCACTTCCGGCTGGGGGAGGTGAAGAGCTCTCTGTCTGAGGTGAAGGACAAGATGGACGACATCAGGATGGGCGAGGTCCGCTCCAGAGGGTCCAGAGGGTCCT TCTCGTCTGGGGATCTGATGGTGGCAGAGAGCATGCTCAGTCTGAGAGGAAGCAGCGCCAGTTTGAGGAAGAGTCAGTGGTCTCTGAGAG ATCTGAAGAAGAACAAACCCGTCTCAG GACACAAGAAGGCCCGAGTCTACATGG AGGACGTGATGTTGAACCCGGTGACGGCGTATCCCTTCCTGATCCTGTctgaggacaggaagcaggtgaagagaggagagaagctgcAGTTCTACAGAAACAGTCAGCAGCGCTTTGACGTCTGGTCCTGCGTCATCGCTAAAGAGGGCTTCAGCACCGGACGACACTACTGGGAG GTGTTCGTTGGTGAGAACAAGGATTGGAAGCTGGGTGTGGTCAGCGAGTCGGCTCAGAGGAAAGGTCTGTTTGACATGAGTCCTGCTAACGGATACTACGCCATCTGGTGGAGCGGCAGCCAACTGCGAGCGCTGACAGCACCGCCGCTGACCAAG GTGAAGAATCCTCCGAAGCTGCGTCAGGTGGGCGTGTTCCTGGACGTGGACGAGGGTCAGGTGTCCTTTTATAACGTGAAGTCGGGCTCAGAGGTCTACAGCTTCAGCGGATCCCACGAGTTCACCGAAAGGATGTTTCCTCTGCTGGGCACCGGAGACAAAGAGGTCCCCCTGGTCCTCATGACCACTCAGCACCACCTGACCTGA
- the btr30 gene encoding bloodthirsty-related gene family, member 30 isoform X2 — protein sequence MMMAEAAAPDLFSEQELTCSICLDLFDEPVSTPCGHNFCQACIGGYWASSPVCTCPLCKRQFDERPQLSVNKVFALIADKYKVARYGAAGLSMPVGNRTAPLTGTMSTTTSTSNQPTNPFVTASGEEVVWCDVCTGVKQPAVSSCLTCTASYCTEHVQPHQTTSFYAKHPLMDPQEALRGRTCSIHRRLLEVYCRTCQRCICAICVLEEHRTHKTVSVQTERLSKQKQVARTEQDILNRIKEKEVHVTQLKKKLEGVKHYADGERAEVEHLLDEVSGSLDRIRSQVVGGIENQLDAVMSKGEGLVQRLEMELSQLMDRRATLEVQAISQDHIGFLQSYEEATAPLAEDQHDEVDEDEEFSLHFRLGEVKSSLSEVKDKMDDIRMGEVRSRGSRGSFSSGDLMVAESMLSLRGSSASLRKSQWSLRDLKKNKPVSGHKKARVYMEDVMLNPVTAYPFLILSEDRKQVKRGEKLQFYRNSQQRFDVWSCVIAKEGFSTGRHYWEVFVGENKDWKLGVVSESAQRKGLFDMSPANGYYAIWWSGSQLRALTAPPLTKVKNPPKLRQVGVFLDVDEGQVSFYNVKSGSEVYSFSGSHEFTERMFPLLGTGDKEVPLVLMTTQHHLT from the exons ATGATGATGGCGGAAGCAGCGGCCCCGGATCTGTTCTCAGAGCAGGAGTTAACCTGCTCCATCTGTCTGGATCTGTTTGATGAACCGGTCTCGACTCCCTGCGGACACAACTTCTGCCAG GCGTGTATCGGAGGTTACTGGGCGTCCAGTCCGGTCTGTACCTGTCCTCTCTGTAAACGCCAGTTTGACGAACGTCCTCAGCTCAGCGTCAACAAAGTCTTCGCTCTCATAGCAGATAAATACAAAGTGGCTCGTTACGGTGCCGCAGGGTTATCGATGCCTGTCGGGAACAGGACGGCGCCGCTGACAGGCACAATGTCGACAACCACGAGCACCAGCAACCAACCCACCAACCCATTTGTGACGGCGTCAGGTGAGGAGGTGGTGTGGTGTGACGTCTGTACAGGTGTTAAACAGCCCGCTGTCAGCTCCTGTCTCACCTGCACCGCCTCATACTGCACTGAGCACGTGCAGCCACATCAGACAACGTCCTTCTACGCCAAACACCCACTGATGGACCCCCAGGAGGCCCTCAGGGGCCGCACATGCTCAATACACCGCCGCCTGTTGGAG GTCTACTGTCGGACATGTCAGCGCTGCATCTGTGCCATCTGTGTGCTGGAGGAACATCGAACACACAAAACCGTCTCCGTCCAAACCGAGAGACTCAGCAAACAG AAACAGGTAGCGAGGACGGAGCAGGACATCCTGAACCGGATCAAAGAGAAGGAGGTTCATGTGACgcagctgaagaagaaactGGAGGGAGTCAAA CACTACGCAGACGGAGAACGAGCCGAGGTGGAACACCTCCTGGATGAAGTGTCCGGCTCGTTGGACAGGATCCGGTCTCAGGTAGTGGGCGGGATCGAGAACCAGCTGGATGCCGTGATGTCAAAGGGGGAGGGGCTGGTGCAGCGTCTGGAGATGGAGCTCAGCCAGCTGATGGACAGGAGGGCCACACTGGAGGTCCAGGCCATCAGTCAGGATCACATCGGCTTCCTGCAG AGTTATGAGGAGGCCACGGCTCCTTTGGCAGAGGATCAGCACGACGAggtggatgaggatgaggagttcTCCCTCCACTTCCGGCTGGGGGAGGTGAAGAGCTCTCTGTCTGAGGTGAAGGACAAGATGGACGACATCAGGATGGGCGAGGTCCGCTCCAGAGGGTCCAGAGGGTCCT TCTCGTCTGGGGATCTGATGGTGGCAGAGAGCATGCTCAGTCTGAGAGGAAGCAGCGCCAGTTTGAGGAAGAGTCAGTGGTCTCTGAGAG ATCTGAAGAAGAACAAACCCGTCTCAG GACACAAGAAGGCCCGAGTCTACATGG AGGACGTGATGTTGAACCCGGTGACGGCGTATCCCTTCCTGATCCTGTctgaggacaggaagcaggtgaagagaggagagaagctgcAGTTCTACAGAAACAGTCAGCAGCGCTTTGACGTCTGGTCCTGCGTCATCGCTAAAGAGGGCTTCAGCACCGGACGACACTACTGGGAG GTGTTCGTTGGTGAGAACAAGGATTGGAAGCTGGGTGTGGTCAGCGAGTCGGCTCAGAGGAAAGGTCTGTTTGACATGAGTCCTGCTAACGGATACTACGCCATCTGGTGGAGCGGCAGCCAACTGCGAGCGCTGACAGCACCGCCGCTGACCAAG GTGAAGAATCCTCCGAAGCTGCGTCAGGTGGGCGTGTTCCTGGACGTGGACGAGGGTCAGGTGTCCTTTTATAACGTGAAGTCGGGCTCAGAGGTCTACAGCTTCAGCGGATCCCACGAGTTCACCGAAAGGATGTTTCCTCTGCTGGGCACCGGAGACAAAGAGGTCCCCCTGGTCCTCATGACCACTCAGCACCACCTGACCTGA
- the btr30 gene encoding bloodthirsty-related gene family, member 30 isoform X3: protein MSTFFKDIWKLCCSFTAGSLFIFAFQAFSSQKWRSIVSSSSSAVYLQACIGGYWASSPVCTCPLCKRQFDERPQLSVNKVFALIADKYKVARYGAAGLSMPVGNRTAPLTGTMSTTTSTSNQPTNPFVTASGEEVVWCDVCTGVKQPAVSSCLTCTASYCTEHVQPHQTTSFYAKHPLMDPQEALRGRTCSIHRRLLEVYCRTCQRCICAICVLEEHRTHKTVSVQTERLSKQKQVARTEQDILNRIKEKEVHVTQLKKKLEGVKHYADGERAEVEHLLDEVSGSLDRIRSQVVGGIENQLDAVMSKGEGLVQRLEMELSQLMDRRATLEVQAISQDHIGFLQSYEEATAPLAEDQHDEVDEDEEFSLHFRLGEVKSSLSEVKDKMDDIRMGEVRSRGSRGSFSSGDLMVAESMLSLRGSSASLRKSQWSLRDLKKNKPVSGHKKARVYMEDVMLNPVTAYPFLILSEDRKQVKRGEKLQFYRNSQQRFDVWSCVIAKEGFSTGRHYWEVFVGENKDWKLGVVSESAQRKGLFDMSPANGYYAIWWSGSQLRALTAPPLTKVFLPFR from the exons ATGTCGACGTTCTTCAAAGATATTTGGAAACTTTGTTGCAGTTTTACAGCAGGATCATTGTTCATCTTTGCATTTCAAGCgttttcttcacagaaatgGAGGAGCatcgtttcttcttcttcttctgctgtttatttgcaGGCGTGTATCGGAGGTTACTGGGCGTCCAGTCCGGTCTGTACCTGTCCTCTCTGTAAACGCCAGTTTGACGAACGTCCTCAGCTCAGCGTCAACAAAGTCTTCGCTCTCATAGCAGATAAATACAAAGTGGCTCGTTACGGTGCCGCAGGGTTATCGATGCCTGTCGGGAACAGGACGGCGCCGCTGACAGGCACAATGTCGACAACCACGAGCACCAGCAACCAACCCACCAACCCATTTGTGACGGCGTCAGGTGAGGAGGTGGTGTGGTGTGACGTCTGTACAGGTGTTAAACAGCCCGCTGTCAGCTCCTGTCTCACCTGCACCGCCTCATACTGCACTGAGCACGTGCAGCCACATCAGACAACGTCCTTCTACGCCAAACACCCACTGATGGACCCCCAGGAGGCCCTCAGGGGCCGCACATGCTCAATACACCGCCGCCTGTTGGAG GTCTACTGTCGGACATGTCAGCGCTGCATCTGTGCCATCTGTGTGCTGGAGGAACATCGAACACACAAAACCGTCTCCGTCCAAACCGAGAGACTCAGCAAACAG AAACAGGTAGCGAGGACGGAGCAGGACATCCTGAACCGGATCAAAGAGAAGGAGGTTCATGTGACgcagctgaagaagaaactGGAGGGAGTCAAA CACTACGCAGACGGAGAACGAGCCGAGGTGGAACACCTCCTGGATGAAGTGTCCGGCTCGTTGGACAGGATCCGGTCTCAGGTAGTGGGCGGGATCGAGAACCAGCTGGATGCCGTGATGTCAAAGGGGGAGGGGCTGGTGCAGCGTCTGGAGATGGAGCTCAGCCAGCTGATGGACAGGAGGGCCACACTGGAGGTCCAGGCCATCAGTCAGGATCACATCGGCTTCCTGCAG AGTTATGAGGAGGCCACGGCTCCTTTGGCAGAGGATCAGCACGACGAggtggatgaggatgaggagttcTCCCTCCACTTCCGGCTGGGGGAGGTGAAGAGCTCTCTGTCTGAGGTGAAGGACAAGATGGACGACATCAGGATGGGCGAGGTCCGCTCCAGAGGGTCCAGAGGGTCCT TCTCGTCTGGGGATCTGATGGTGGCAGAGAGCATGCTCAGTCTGAGAGGAAGCAGCGCCAGTTTGAGGAAGAGTCAGTGGTCTCTGAGAG ATCTGAAGAAGAACAAACCCGTCTCAG GACACAAGAAGGCCCGAGTCTACATGG AGGACGTGATGTTGAACCCGGTGACGGCGTATCCCTTCCTGATCCTGTctgaggacaggaagcaggtgaagagaggagagaagctgcAGTTCTACAGAAACAGTCAGCAGCGCTTTGACGTCTGGTCCTGCGTCATCGCTAAAGAGGGCTTCAGCACCGGACGACACTACTGGGAG GTGTTCGTTGGTGAGAACAAGGATTGGAAGCTGGGTGTGGTCAGCGAGTCGGCTCAGAGGAAAGGTCTGTTTGACATGAGTCCTGCTAACGGATACTACGCCATCTGGTGGAGCGGCAGCCAACTGCGAGCGCTGACAGCACCGCCGCTGACCAAG GTGTTTCTGCCGTTCAGGTGA